A genome region from Rhinopithecus roxellana isolate Shanxi Qingling chromosome 10, ASM756505v1, whole genome shotgun sequence includes the following:
- the TNS2 gene encoding tensin-2 isoform X4, whose protein sequence is MKSSGPVERLLRALGRRDSSRATSRPRKAEPHSFREKVFRKKPPVCAVCKVTIDGTGVSCRVCKVATHRKCEAKVTSACQALPPAELRRNTAPVRRIEHLGSTKSLNHSKQRSTLPRSFSLDPLMERRWDLDLTYVTERILAAAFPARPDEQRHRGHLRELAHVLQSKHRDKYLLFNLSEKRHDLTRLNPKVQDFGWPELHAPPLDKLCSICKAMETWLSADPQHVVVLYCKGSKGKLGVIVSAYMHYSKISAGADQALATLTMRKFCEDKVATELQPSQRRYISYFSGLLSGSIRMNSSPLFLHYVLVPTLPAFEPGTGFQPFLKIYQSMQLVYTSGVYHIAGPGPQQLCISLEPALLLKGDVMVTCYHKVGRGTDRTLVFRVQFHTCTIHGPQLTFPKDQLDEAWTDERFPFQASVEFVFSSSPEKIKGSTPRNDPSVSVDYNTTEPAVRWDSYENFNQHHEDSVDGSLTHTRGPLDGSPYAQVQRPPRQTPPAPSPEPPPPPMLSVSSDSGHSSTLTTEPAAESPGRPPPTAAERQELDRLLGGCGIASGGRGAGRETAILDDEEQPTVGGGPHLGVYPGHRPGLSRHCSCRQGYRESCGVPNGGYYRPEGTLERRRLAYGGYEGSPQGYAEASMEKRRLCRSLSEGPYPCPPEMGKPATGDFGYRAPAYREVVILEDPGLPALYPCPACEEKLALPTAALYGLRLEREAGEGWASEAGKPLLHPVRPGHPLPLLLPACGHHHAPMPDYSCLKSPKAGEEGHEGCSYTMCPEGRYGHPGYPALVTYSYGGAVPSYCPAYGRVPHSCGSPGEGRGYPSPGAHSPRAGSISPGSPPYPQSRKLSYEIPTEEGGNRYPLPGHLASAGPLASAESLEPVSWREGPSGHSTLPRSPRDAPGSASSELSGPSTPLHTSSPVQGKESTRRQDTRSPTSAPTQRLSSGEALPPVSQAGTGKAPELPSGSGPEPPAPSPVSPTFPPSSPSDWPQERSPGGLSDGTSPRSPVPTTLPGLRHAPWQGPRGPPDSPDGSPLTPVPSQMPWLVASPEPPQSSPTPAFPLAASYDTNGLTQPPLPEKRHLPGPGQQPGPWGPEQASSPARGISHHVTFAPLLSDNVPQPPEPPTQDSQSNVKFVQDTSKFWYKPHLSRDQAIALLKDKDPGAFLIRDSHSFQGAYGLALKVATPPPSAQPWKGDPLEQLVRHFLIETGPKGVKIKGCPSEPYFGSLSALVSQHSISPISLPCCLHIPSKDPLEETPEAPVPTNMSTAADLLRQGAACSVLYLTSVETESLTGPQAVARASSAALSCSPRPTPAVVHFKVSTQGITLTDNQRKLFFRRHYPVNSITFSSTDPQDRRWTNPDGTTSKIFGFVAKKPGSPWENVCHLFAELDPDQPAGAIVTFITKVLLGQRK, encoded by the exons ATGAAGTCCAGCGGCCCTGTGGAGAGGCTGCTCAGAGCCCTGGGGAGGAGGGACAGCAGCCGGGCCACAAGCAGG CCTAGGAAAGCTGAGCCTCATAGCTTCCGGGAGAAGGTTTTCCGGAAGAAACCTCCAGTCTGTGCAGTATGTAAGGTGACCATCGATGGGACAGGCGTTTCGTGCAGAG TCTGCAAGGTGGCGACGCACAGAAAATGTGAAGCAAAG GTGACTTCAGCCTGTCAGGCCTTGCCTCCCGCGGAGTTG CGGCGAAACACGGCCCCAGTCAGGCGCATAGAGCACCTG GGATCCACCAAATCTCTGAACCACTCAAAGCAGCGCAGCACTCTGCCCAG GAGCTTCAGCCTGGATCCGCTCATGGAGCGGCGCTGGGACTTAGACCTCACCTACGTGACGGAGCGCATCTTGGCTGCCGCCTTCCCCGCCCGGCCCGATGAACAGCGGCACCGGGGCCACCTGCGCGAGCTGGCCCACGTGCTGCAATCCAAGCACCGGGACAAGTACCTG CTCTTCAACCTTTCAGAGAAAAGGCATGACCTGACCCGCTTAAACCCCAAG gttcaagacttCGGCTGGCCTGAGCTGCATGCTCCACCCCTGGACAAGCTGTGCTCCATCTGCAAAGCCATGGAGACATGGCTCAGTGCTGACCCACAGCACGTGGTCGTACTGTACTGCAAG ggaAGCAAGGGCAAGCTCGGGGTCATCGTTTCTGCCTACATGCACTACAGCAAGATCTCTGCAGG GGCCGACCAGGCACTGGCTACTCTTACCATGAGGAAATTCTGCGAGGACAAGGTGGCCACAGAACTGCAGCCCTCCCAGCGTCG ATACATTAGCTACTTCAGTGGGCTGCTGTCCGGCTCCATCAGAATGAACAGCAGCCCTCTCTTCCTGCACTATGTGCTCGTCCCCACGCTGCCAGCTTTTGAACCCGGCACAG GCTTCCAGCCCTTCCTTAAAATCTACCAGTCCATGCAGCTCGTCTACACGTCTGGAGTCTA TCACATTGCAGGCCCTGGTCCCCAGCAGCTTTGCATCAGCCTGGAGCCAGCCCTCCTCCTCAAAGGCGATGTCATG GTAACATGCTATCACAAGGTTGGCCGGGGCACAGACCGGACCCTGGTGTTCCGAGTCCAGTTTCACACCTGCACCATCCATGGACCACAGCTCACTTTCCCCAAGGACCAGCTGGACGAGGCCTGGACTG ATGAGAGGTTCCCCTTTCAAGCCTCCGTGGAGTTTGTCTTCTCCTCCAGCCCTGAGAAGATCAAAG GTAGCACTCCACGGAATGACCCCTCGGTCTCTGTCGACTACAACACCACTGAGCCGGCTGTGCGCTGGGACTCCTATGAGAACTTCAACCAGCACCACGAGGACAGTGTGGATG GCTCCCTGACCCACACCCGGGGTCCCCTGGATGGCAGTCCTTATGCCCAGGTGCAGCGGCCCCCCCGGCAGACCCCCCCGGCACCCTCTCCAGAGCCTCCACCACCCCCCATGCTCTCTGTCAGCAGCGACTCGGGCCATTCCTCCACGCTGACCACAGAGCCAGCTGCTGAGTCCCCTGGCCGGCCACCCCCTACGGCTGCTGAACGGCAGGAGTTGGATCGCCTCCTAGGAGGCTGCGGAATAGCCAGTGGGGGCCGGGGGGCTGGGCGAGAGACGGCCATCCTAGATGACGAAGAGCAGCCCACTGTGGGCGGAGGCCCCCACCTCGGAGTGTATCCAGGCCACAGGCCTGGCCTCAGCCGCCACTGCTCCTGCCGCCAGGGCTACCGGGAGTCCTGCGGGGTCCCCAATGGGGGCTACTACCGGCCAGAGGGAACGCTGGAGAGGAGGCGACTGGCCTATGGGGGCTATGAGGGATCCCCCCAGGGCTACGCTGAGGCCTCGATGGAGAAGAGGCGCCTCTGCCGATCGCTGTCAGAGGGGCCGTACCCCTGCCCACCTGAGATGGGGAAACCAGCCACTGGGGACTTTGGCTATCGCGCCCCAGCCTACCGGGAGGTGGTCATCCTGGAGGATCCCGGGCTGCCTGCCCTATACCCATGCCCAGCCTGCGAGGAAAAGCTGGCGCTGCCTACAGCAGCCTTGTATGGACTGCGGTTGGAGAGGGAAGCTGGAGAAGGGTGGGCAAGTGAGGCTGGCAAGCCTCTCCTGCACCCAGTGCGGCCTGGGCACCCGCTGCCTCTGCTCTTGCCTGCCTGTGGGCATCACCATGCCCCGATGCCTGACTACAGCTGCCTGAAGTCACCCAAGGCAGGCGAGGAAGGGCACGAAGGCTGCTCCTACACTATGTGCCCCGAAGGCAGGTATGGGCATCCAGGGTACCCTGCCCTGGTGACATACAGCTATGGAGGAGCAGTTCCCAGTTACTGCCCAGCGTATGGCCGCGTGCCTCATAGCTGTGGCTCTCCAGGAGAGGGCAGAGGGTATCCCAGCCCTGGTGCCCACTCCCCACGGGCTGGCTCCATTTCCCCGGGCAGCCCGCCCTATCCACAATCTAGGAAGCTGAGCTACGAGATCCCTACAGAAGAGGGAGGGAACAGGTACCCATTGCCTGGGCACCTGGCCTCAGCAGGACCCTTGGCATCTGCAG AGTCGCTGGAGCCGGTGTCCTGGAGGGAGGGCCCCAGTGGGCACAGCACACTGCCTCGGTCTCCCCGAGATGCCCCAGGCAGTGCTTCGTCAGAGTTGTCTGGTCCCTCCACGCCCCTGCATACCAGCAGCCCAGTCCAGGGCAAGGAAAG CACTCGGCGACAGGACACCAGGTCCCCCACCTCAGCGCCCACTCAGAGACTGAGTTCTGGCGAGGCCTTGCCCCCTGTTTCCCAGGCAGGCACCGGAAAGGCCCCTGAGCTGCCGTCGGGAAGTGGGCCTGAGCCTCCGGCCCCTAGCCCCGTCTCTCCGACCTTTCCTCCCAGCTCGCCGAGTGACTGGCCTCAGGAAAGGAGTCCAGGGGGCCTCTCAGATGGCACCAGTCCTCGGAGCCCTGTGCCTACCACACTTCCTGGCCTCCGCCACGCCCCCTGGCAAGGGCCTCGAGGCCCCCCAGACAGCCCAGATGGGTCTCCCCTCACTCCTGTGCCTTCCCAGATGCCCTGGCTTGTGGCCAGCCCAGAGCCACCTCAGAGCTCACCCACACCTGCTTTCCCCCTGGCTGCCTCCTATGACACCAACGGCCTTACCCAGCCCCCACTTCCTGAGAAACGCCACCTGCCCGGGCCGGGGCAACAGCCAGGACCCTGGGGCCCAGAGCAGGCATCATCACCAGCCAGAGGCATCAGTCACCATGTCACCTTCGCACCTCTGCTCTCGGATAATGTCCCCCAACCCCCAG AGCCTCCTACCCAAGACAGCCAAAGCAATGTCAAGTTTGTCCAGGATACATCCAAGTTCTGGTACAAGCCACACCTGTCCCGTGACCAAG CCATTGCCCTGCTGAAGGACAAGGACCCTGGGGCCTTCCTGATCAGGGACAGTCATTCATTCCAAGGAGCTTATGGGCTGGCCCTCAAGGTGGCCACACCGCCACCCAGTGCCCAGCCCTGGAAAG GGGACCCCTTGGAACAGCTGGTCCGCCATTTCCTCATCGAGACTGGGCCCAAAGGGGTGAAGATCAAGGGCTGCCCCAGTGAGCCCTACTTTG GCAGCCtgtccgccttggtctcccagcaCTCCATCTCCCCCATCTCCCTGCCCTGCTGTCTGCACATTCCCAGCAAAG ATCCTCTGGAAGAGACCCCAGAGGCTCCAGTGCCCACCAACATGAGCACAGCAGCAGACCTCCTGCGTCAGGGTGCTG CCTGCAGCGTGCTCTACTTGACCTCAGTGGAGACAGAGTCACTGACAGGCCCCCAAGCCGTGGCCCGGGCCAGCTCTGCAGCTCTGAGCTGCAGCCCCCGCCCAACACCAGCAGTTGTCCACTTCAAGGTGTCCACCCAGGGCATTACACTGACGGACAACCAAAGGAA GCTATTCTTTCGCCGCCATTATCCAGTGAACAGCATCACCTTCTCCAGCACTGACCCTCAAGACCGGAG ATGGACCAACCCAGACGGGACCACCTCCAA GATCTTTGGTTTCGTGGCCAAGAAGCCGGGAAGCCCCTGGGAGAATGTGTGTCACCTCTTTGCAGAGCTTGACCCAGATCAGCCTGCTGGCGCCATTGTTACCTTCATCACCAAAGTTCTACTGGGccagagaaaatga
- the TNS2 gene encoding tensin-2 isoform X3 codes for MGQAFRAEVTSACQALPPAELRRNTAPVRRIEHLGSTKSLNHSKQRSTLPRSFSLDPLMERRWDLDLTYVTERILAAAFPARPDEQRHRGHLRELAHVLQSKHRDKYLLFNLSEKRHDLTRLNPKVQDFGWPELHAPPLDKLCSICKAMETWLSADPQHVVVLYCKGSKGKLGVIVSAYMHYSKISAGADQALATLTMRKFCEDKVATELQPSQRRYISYFSGLLSGSIRMNSSPLFLHYVLVPTLPAFEPGTGFQPFLKIYQSMQLVYTSGVYHIAGPGPQQLCISLEPALLLKGDVMVTCYHKVGRGTDRTLVFRVQFHTCTIHGPQLTFPKDQLDEAWTDERFPFQASVEFVFSSSPEKIKGSTPRNDPSVSVDYNTTEPAVRWDSYENFNQHHEDSVDGSLTHTRGPLDGSPYAQVQRPPRQTPPAPSPEPPPPPMLSVSSDSGHSSTLTTEPAAESPGRPPPTAAERQELDRLLGGCGIASGGRGAGRETAILDDEEQPTVGGGPHLGVYPGHRPGLSRHCSCRQGYRESCGVPNGGYYRPEGTLERRRLAYGGYEGSPQGYAEASMEKRRLCRSLSEGPYPCPPEMGKPATGDFGYRAPAYREVVILEDPGLPALYPCPACEEKLALPTAALYGLRLEREAGEGWASEAGKPLLHPVRPGHPLPLLLPACGHHHAPMPDYSCLKSPKAGEEGHEGCSYTMCPEGRYGHPGYPALVTYSYGGAVPSYCPAYGRVPHSCGSPGEGRGYPSPGAHSPRAGSISPGSPPYPQSRKLSYEIPTEEGGNRYPLPGHLASAGPLASAESLEPVSWREGPSGHSTLPRSPRDAPGSASSELSGPSTPLHTSSPVQGKESTRRQDTRSPTSAPTQRLSSGEALPPVSQAGTGKAPELPSGSGPEPPAPSPVSPTFPPSSPSDWPQERSPGGLSDGTSPRSPVPTTLPGLRHAPWQGPRGPPDSPDGSPLTPVPSQMPWLVASPEPPQSSPTPAFPLAASYDTNGLTQPPLPEKRHLPGPGQQPGPWGPEQASSPARGISHHVTFAPLLSDNVPQPPEPPTQDSQSNVKFVQDTSKFWYKPHLSRDQAIALLKDKDPGAFLIRDSHSFQGAYGLALKVATPPPSAQPWKGDPLEQLVRHFLIETGPKGVKIKGCPSEPYFGSLSALVSQHSISPISLPCCLHIPSKDPLEETPEAPVPTNMSTAADLLRQGAACSVLYLTSVETESLTGPQAVARASSAALSCSPRPTPAVVHFKVSTQGITLTDNQRKLFFRRHYPVNSITFSSTDPQDRRWTNPDGTTSKIFGFVAKKPGSPWENVCHLFAELDPDQPAGAIVTFITKVLLGQRK; via the exons ATGGGACAGGCGTTTCGTGCAGAG GTGACTTCAGCCTGTCAGGCCTTGCCTCCCGCGGAGTTG CGGCGAAACACGGCCCCAGTCAGGCGCATAGAGCACCTG GGATCCACCAAATCTCTGAACCACTCAAAGCAGCGCAGCACTCTGCCCAG GAGCTTCAGCCTGGATCCGCTCATGGAGCGGCGCTGGGACTTAGACCTCACCTACGTGACGGAGCGCATCTTGGCTGCCGCCTTCCCCGCCCGGCCCGATGAACAGCGGCACCGGGGCCACCTGCGCGAGCTGGCCCACGTGCTGCAATCCAAGCACCGGGACAAGTACCTG CTCTTCAACCTTTCAGAGAAAAGGCATGACCTGACCCGCTTAAACCCCAAG gttcaagacttCGGCTGGCCTGAGCTGCATGCTCCACCCCTGGACAAGCTGTGCTCCATCTGCAAAGCCATGGAGACATGGCTCAGTGCTGACCCACAGCACGTGGTCGTACTGTACTGCAAG ggaAGCAAGGGCAAGCTCGGGGTCATCGTTTCTGCCTACATGCACTACAGCAAGATCTCTGCAGG GGCCGACCAGGCACTGGCTACTCTTACCATGAGGAAATTCTGCGAGGACAAGGTGGCCACAGAACTGCAGCCCTCCCAGCGTCG ATACATTAGCTACTTCAGTGGGCTGCTGTCCGGCTCCATCAGAATGAACAGCAGCCCTCTCTTCCTGCACTATGTGCTCGTCCCCACGCTGCCAGCTTTTGAACCCGGCACAG GCTTCCAGCCCTTCCTTAAAATCTACCAGTCCATGCAGCTCGTCTACACGTCTGGAGTCTA TCACATTGCAGGCCCTGGTCCCCAGCAGCTTTGCATCAGCCTGGAGCCAGCCCTCCTCCTCAAAGGCGATGTCATG GTAACATGCTATCACAAGGTTGGCCGGGGCACAGACCGGACCCTGGTGTTCCGAGTCCAGTTTCACACCTGCACCATCCATGGACCACAGCTCACTTTCCCCAAGGACCAGCTGGACGAGGCCTGGACTG ATGAGAGGTTCCCCTTTCAAGCCTCCGTGGAGTTTGTCTTCTCCTCCAGCCCTGAGAAGATCAAAG GTAGCACTCCACGGAATGACCCCTCGGTCTCTGTCGACTACAACACCACTGAGCCGGCTGTGCGCTGGGACTCCTATGAGAACTTCAACCAGCACCACGAGGACAGTGTGGATG GCTCCCTGACCCACACCCGGGGTCCCCTGGATGGCAGTCCTTATGCCCAGGTGCAGCGGCCCCCCCGGCAGACCCCCCCGGCACCCTCTCCAGAGCCTCCACCACCCCCCATGCTCTCTGTCAGCAGCGACTCGGGCCATTCCTCCACGCTGACCACAGAGCCAGCTGCTGAGTCCCCTGGCCGGCCACCCCCTACGGCTGCTGAACGGCAGGAGTTGGATCGCCTCCTAGGAGGCTGCGGAATAGCCAGTGGGGGCCGGGGGGCTGGGCGAGAGACGGCCATCCTAGATGACGAAGAGCAGCCCACTGTGGGCGGAGGCCCCCACCTCGGAGTGTATCCAGGCCACAGGCCTGGCCTCAGCCGCCACTGCTCCTGCCGCCAGGGCTACCGGGAGTCCTGCGGGGTCCCCAATGGGGGCTACTACCGGCCAGAGGGAACGCTGGAGAGGAGGCGACTGGCCTATGGGGGCTATGAGGGATCCCCCCAGGGCTACGCTGAGGCCTCGATGGAGAAGAGGCGCCTCTGCCGATCGCTGTCAGAGGGGCCGTACCCCTGCCCACCTGAGATGGGGAAACCAGCCACTGGGGACTTTGGCTATCGCGCCCCAGCCTACCGGGAGGTGGTCATCCTGGAGGATCCCGGGCTGCCTGCCCTATACCCATGCCCAGCCTGCGAGGAAAAGCTGGCGCTGCCTACAGCAGCCTTGTATGGACTGCGGTTGGAGAGGGAAGCTGGAGAAGGGTGGGCAAGTGAGGCTGGCAAGCCTCTCCTGCACCCAGTGCGGCCTGGGCACCCGCTGCCTCTGCTCTTGCCTGCCTGTGGGCATCACCATGCCCCGATGCCTGACTACAGCTGCCTGAAGTCACCCAAGGCAGGCGAGGAAGGGCACGAAGGCTGCTCCTACACTATGTGCCCCGAAGGCAGGTATGGGCATCCAGGGTACCCTGCCCTGGTGACATACAGCTATGGAGGAGCAGTTCCCAGTTACTGCCCAGCGTATGGCCGCGTGCCTCATAGCTGTGGCTCTCCAGGAGAGGGCAGAGGGTATCCCAGCCCTGGTGCCCACTCCCCACGGGCTGGCTCCATTTCCCCGGGCAGCCCGCCCTATCCACAATCTAGGAAGCTGAGCTACGAGATCCCTACAGAAGAGGGAGGGAACAGGTACCCATTGCCTGGGCACCTGGCCTCAGCAGGACCCTTGGCATCTGCAG AGTCGCTGGAGCCGGTGTCCTGGAGGGAGGGCCCCAGTGGGCACAGCACACTGCCTCGGTCTCCCCGAGATGCCCCAGGCAGTGCTTCGTCAGAGTTGTCTGGTCCCTCCACGCCCCTGCATACCAGCAGCCCAGTCCAGGGCAAGGAAAG CACTCGGCGACAGGACACCAGGTCCCCCACCTCAGCGCCCACTCAGAGACTGAGTTCTGGCGAGGCCTTGCCCCCTGTTTCCCAGGCAGGCACCGGAAAGGCCCCTGAGCTGCCGTCGGGAAGTGGGCCTGAGCCTCCGGCCCCTAGCCCCGTCTCTCCGACCTTTCCTCCCAGCTCGCCGAGTGACTGGCCTCAGGAAAGGAGTCCAGGGGGCCTCTCAGATGGCACCAGTCCTCGGAGCCCTGTGCCTACCACACTTCCTGGCCTCCGCCACGCCCCCTGGCAAGGGCCTCGAGGCCCCCCAGACAGCCCAGATGGGTCTCCCCTCACTCCTGTGCCTTCCCAGATGCCCTGGCTTGTGGCCAGCCCAGAGCCACCTCAGAGCTCACCCACACCTGCTTTCCCCCTGGCTGCCTCCTATGACACCAACGGCCTTACCCAGCCCCCACTTCCTGAGAAACGCCACCTGCCCGGGCCGGGGCAACAGCCAGGACCCTGGGGCCCAGAGCAGGCATCATCACCAGCCAGAGGCATCAGTCACCATGTCACCTTCGCACCTCTGCTCTCGGATAATGTCCCCCAACCCCCAG AGCCTCCTACCCAAGACAGCCAAAGCAATGTCAAGTTTGTCCAGGATACATCCAAGTTCTGGTACAAGCCACACCTGTCCCGTGACCAAG CCATTGCCCTGCTGAAGGACAAGGACCCTGGGGCCTTCCTGATCAGGGACAGTCATTCATTCCAAGGAGCTTATGGGCTGGCCCTCAAGGTGGCCACACCGCCACCCAGTGCCCAGCCCTGGAAAG GGGACCCCTTGGAACAGCTGGTCCGCCATTTCCTCATCGAGACTGGGCCCAAAGGGGTGAAGATCAAGGGCTGCCCCAGTGAGCCCTACTTTG GCAGCCtgtccgccttggtctcccagcaCTCCATCTCCCCCATCTCCCTGCCCTGCTGTCTGCACATTCCCAGCAAAG ATCCTCTGGAAGAGACCCCAGAGGCTCCAGTGCCCACCAACATGAGCACAGCAGCAGACCTCCTGCGTCAGGGTGCTG CCTGCAGCGTGCTCTACTTGACCTCAGTGGAGACAGAGTCACTGACAGGCCCCCAAGCCGTGGCCCGGGCCAGCTCTGCAGCTCTGAGCTGCAGCCCCCGCCCAACACCAGCAGTTGTCCACTTCAAGGTGTCCACCCAGGGCATTACACTGACGGACAACCAAAGGAA GCTATTCTTTCGCCGCCATTATCCAGTGAACAGCATCACCTTCTCCAGCACTGACCCTCAAGACCGGAG ATGGACCAACCCAGACGGGACCACCTCCAA GATCTTTGGTTTCGTGGCCAAGAAGCCGGGAAGCCCCTGGGAGAATGTGTGTCACCTCTTTGCAGAGCTTGACCCAGATCAGCCTGCTGGCGCCATTGTTACCTTCATCACCAAAGTTCTACTGGGccagagaaaatga